The segment GGTCGCGGTCGAGAAACTACGCTGGATGCGGTCGATGATCACGCGAGCGTGCTGCGCCATCACTCCTTGTTCGGCGGCGTATTCGTGCGCCATCTGCACCGCCAAAGCGATCGTGCTCAGCGCAGCGGCCATCATGCCCATGATGGCGGTCGCCACCAGCATTTCGGCCAGCGTCATGCCGCGGCGCGTCGTGCGGTTAGGTTGTCGGCGGGACATACGTGAATACGCGGCGGCGAGTCAGAACTTCCCGCCACGTCGTGCCGTCCAGGTGAAAGACGGTCGCTTCGATCGCGCGGTAAGGTCCCGAATTGCTGTCGTCGAGCTCCAAGCTGAGGTCGTTTTTGTCGACGTAATACACTTCGCACTTGCAGCGCCACCGCTGCAAAAACGAGCCGCTCATCTGAAAGCTGGCCGGCAAGTATCGCCCTGCCCCATCGCTTTGTCCAAGAGTTATTCCGTCAATCGACGTGGGGGGAGTCGACGTATAGTCGTTGTAGTCGTCGGTATCGTCATATTCGGACCGGCCGGCCGCGCTCGCTTCGGCGGTAGACGCGCTGAGCGACGTCGGATAAGGATCGCTCATCGTCGGATCGACCCAGTCTTGCCCGAGCGCTTCGTCCAGCATTTGATCAGCCAGGCCCGATGCGATGGTCATCTCCTGCGCGTCCATCGTCGCTTCCAGCGTGCTTTCGACGCTCAGCAGCAGCGCAGCCGAAGTGATCGTGATCACGGTGAGGCAGATGAGCGCCTCGATCAGCGAGAATCCGCGGCGTGGGAGTCGGGTGCGAAGACGCATGGCAGGCTGCAAAGTTAGAGCAATAAAAAAGCGCGGCGAGGTCCCCTCAAGCTCCTAGCTTCCTCGCCGCGCAACGAACTTCACCCCTCCCCAAGGCTTCAGTTCATCTGAAAGATAGGGTCTGTCCGACCAGAGTCAAATCGACCCCAAAAATCTAGAATTCGTCCCGGAATTGTTGCGAAAACGCCACGTAAGACGGCACTACTAGCCCGAGGCGCGAGCCGAGGGAGTGCGGAAGGACGCGATTAAGAGCGACGCCATGCGCTTTGCGGCCCGGAGTACGATCCCAGCTTGTACGATATTGCCATACACATTCCCTCGGCTCGCGCCTCGGGCTAGTATCGCGTCTCGCGTTAGTGGCGTCGTACTACGCTTTCCAGTCGAGGCCGAGGTCGAGCGATACGGCGCCATGCGTTAGCGCGCCAACGCTGACGCGTTCGACGCCGGTTTGCGAGATGGCGCCGATCGTTTGCAGATTGACGCCGCCGGACGCTTCCAGTTCAACGCTGGGCGCCAAGCGATTGCGCATTTCAACCGCAGCACGCAGCGTCTCCGGCGGCATGTTATCGAGCAAGATGATGTCGGGCTGCGAGGGGAGGACCGCTTCGAGTTGCTCCAGGCTATCGACTTCGATTTCGACCAGCTTTTCGGCGGCGGCCGCTTCGCCGAGTTGCGCCGTGAGGAACTGCCGCACTTGCGGCGTGATATCGGCCAGCGTCCGCTGCGTCTCGCTCCACGCGAGGTGATTATCTTTGGCCATCACGGCGGCGAACAGACCGACGCGATGATTGACGCCGCCCCCGCACCGGACGGCGTATTTTTCCAAGCGTCGCCAGCCTGGGGTCGTTTTCCGCGTGTCGTAAACGCGGGCCGAGCCGGTCGCCGCTTCGACGTACGTGCGCGTCAGCGTTGCGATGCCGGTGAGCCGGCAGATGAAGTTGAGGATCGTTCGTTCGCTGGTCAGCAAATCGCGGACGCTTCCCGAGAGCGTGCCGACGACGTCGCCGCGAGAAATCGCGTCCCCATCTTGCTTTTGCGGAGTCCAGGTCAGCTCCAACTCCGCCTCTTCGATGATCAGCGGAATCAGTTGGGTGCCGGCCAGTACGCCGCTAGCGCGGGCGGTGATGTTGGCGCTTCCCTGAGCATCGGCGGCGACCAGCGAGACGGTCGACCAGTCTTGCTCGTTGTCGAGGTCCTCGCGAAACGCCAGACGGATCAGGTGGCGGCAATCATCGGCGAGTTGGGCGTCCCACTCCACCTGGCGGTATTCTTTGGGCATGACGGCGATCGGAAAAACGGGCGAATTAGTGACAATCTAAAGTCTCGCTTGGCGTCGCCGTTTTGTCGATAATAGGCGACGCCCCTGGGAGCCCGAATTCGCCATGTCCCCTGCTTCACCGCCGCCGAAATCGAACCGTCGCCTGCGGTGGACGCTGCGCCGGGGGGATCAATTGGCGGCGGTGATCGTGCTGCTGGTATTGATCGTGGGGACTTCGATTTACGCGTGGCGCGACCAGAATCGCCGCTCACGATCGATCCATATCGAACATGTTGAGCCGCTCCCCGCCGCATTCGTCGTCGATATCAATCAGGCCGACTGGCCCGAACTGACGCAATTGCCGGGGATTGGCGAAACGCTGGCCCGGCGGATTGTCGAGTCCCGCGCGGCGGAGGGGCCGTTTCTCGATCATAACGACCTACAGCGCGTCCGCGGGATCGGACCGCGAACGCTGGAGCGTCTCAAACCGCATCTGCTGCCGGCGGCCGACGTCGAGACGATCGCCGGCGATCTTTCTCCGGCGGAGGAAAGCGGCAGCTAGTTCTTCGTGCCGCTGGCGGTTTCGTAGGTTGGGTGCAGCGCAGCGAAACCCAACAATACGCTGGCAAGCGAAAGGTGGATTACGCAAGCGAGCGACGTCAAGCGAGAGCGTTCGTTTTCTTCGACGCTTGCTCCACCCACCCTACGACAATGACGCTAGTTGGTCTTTCCGCCGTTTTCGGTCGGCGAAGTGGAAGAGCTGGTTGGGCTATGCGGCCCTTCCATGTGCTTGCCGTTGCCGTTTCCGTTCCCATTACCAGAGCCGTTCGCGGGGCGGAGCGAATTCTTCCAGGCCTGCGTCAATTCTTCCGGCGCCGAGCGGATATGGAGATCGGTTTGCGGGAAGGCGATTTCGATGTTCGCTTCGCGGAACGCGTCGTCGATCTGTTGGTGAAGCGAATGGATCGTATCGAGTCGATGCTCGAAGTTCGCCAGGTAAACGCGAACGACAAACGACAACGAACTGTCTCCGAAGCCGGAGAACGTGACCAGCGGTTCCGGGTCTTTCAGCACGTAGGGATGATTGGCGACGATCTCACGAAGCGTCGCTTCCGCTTTGCGGGTGTCGGAGCCGTAAGCGATCCCGATCGGAATTTCGATCCGGTTCAGCGTGCTGCTCAACGTCCAGTTCAGCACGCGACCGGTGATGAACTCTTTGTTGGGAACGATAAACTCCTGGCGATCCCAGTTCAAAATGGTCGTCGAACGAATTTGAATTCGGGCGATGGTGCCGGTCACTCCTTCAATCGTGACGATGTCCCCAATGCGGATCGGCCGCTCGATCAACAGGATCAAACCGGCGATGAAGTTGGCGAAGATTTCCTGCAAGCCAAAGCCAAGACCGACCGACATCGCCGCGACGAGCCACTGGATCTTGTCCCATTGCAAGCCAAGCCAACCGGCCGTGATGATCACGCCGATCGCCACCACCAGGTATTGGAAGATGGTCGAGACGGCGAATCGCCCGCCGGCGTCAAGATCGAGTCGCGGCAAGACGAACAGTTCCAGCACGCCAGGCAAGTTGCGAGCCAGCACGAAAGTCGTGAACCCTGCCAAACAGGCGAGGGCGAGCGCCCCCAGGGTCAGCCGATATTCGGTCGACGTCGTCGACGCGGGAGGCGCCGGTTGCAACGAGAGAGCGGGCGCTGGCGCCGTCGATCCTGGATCGCCGCTTGCGTCTCCCGCGGGCGGAGCGGTCGGCGCCGTCGCGATGGCCGAGGGAGCGACTGCCGCGTCGGCCGACTCGCCGAATTCGATCAACGGGTAAATTGTCGTGCGTCCCAGACTACGCATCGCCGGCAAGACGTCTTGCCAGATGATCGCCAGGCCGACCAGCAAAATGCCGCCGAACATCACTTTGACCAGGTGCCGCGTTTGCTCGCCGATGATCGACGGATCGAGCTCCGGCGTTTCTTGGGCGGCGACGGCGACCTCGCTCGAAAGCGTTTCCTTCTCGCTCTTTTGCAACTGCGCCTTCAAGCGTTCGCGGAGCAGCAGCGTTCGCTTCAGCATGATCCAGCGGAAGAGGAAGCCTTGCCCCACTCCGATCGCAATGACCAGGTAGAGAGTCGAGTTGAGCGTTTCTGCGATGCGGACCGCGCCGTAGTAGTAGCCCCACATGGCGGCGACCGCCAACGCAACGGGGGTCGCGATGAACAGCAGGAACAGCATCGGCGCCAGGTAGCGAAAGACGCCGCTGCTGTAGTTCTCCATGATCCATTTGCGGGGAGCGCTTTGGCTGCCGAGCGCTCGCCACAAAACGAACGTGACGAGGGCGATCGAGACGATAAAGACGGCCCGCGCGAGCGGATCGTCGACTGCCGAACCGCTATGCTCTTCCGCAGCGGCGTTGACGCCTGCGGCGAGCGGCAACAGATATTTCAGCGTCCCACTGGTCCAGCGAATGACTTTCGTGACTTCGTCGGGCACGCGAAAGTGCGCTGACATCACGCCGTTGGGCCGAGCCAGTTGCCGCAGCATCTCCAGCGGAAACAACACGAACGTCGTGGCGTACAAGCCGGCCGAAAGGGCCGCGGCGAACGCCGATTCGGTGCGCAGCAGCGAAAGAAAATAGCCGATCGACAGAAAGACCAGGGGCCATATCATCGCCGTCAACGTCGTCAGGATGAGGGCCTCGGTCGTCATGCGGAGCGGCGAAAGCCGTTTCCATGCGAGCTCCGATCCGATGTCGTTCAGGCGATGCCGCATTCGGCGTTTGTAGAACAACAAGGCGCCAAAGAAGATCGCCGTGAACAAAAAGCCGTACGGACTCTGTTTGAATTGGGCCAGCGCAAGGTTGATGAGGCTGTTCCAGTTCGCGGGCGACAGGAACCAACTGGCGGTTCGCCACATCTGCTGGAACTCTTCCCAGTCGACCGTATTGGGCGAGCGAATCCAGAGAATTCGTTCGTCGATAAAGTTCTTGAAGTCGTGCGTCAGCGACGCGAGTTGCTGTTCGTCTTCCTCGAACTCAATCGTCTTGTCGAACAGCTTCTTCGTCGCGGCCGCATAATCGTCGACAATCGTCAGACGGCTCTCGTAGGCGGCTGCAATCCGCTTGACGATTTCCGGATCGTTCAGATCAGGCGTACGTAGCGTCGAATCATGCGCTTCCATCCTGGCGAAGGCGAACGCATCGTTCATCTGGGCCAAACGATTCAGGCTGCGCGATAACCGGAGGCGAATCCGCCCTGCCCCTTCCATGAAGACCGACGGCTCAATCACTCCCGCTTCGACGTCCGATTTGAGCACCAGCAGATCTTTCGCGGCGTCGCGCACGTCAATCAGGTTTAACTGAAGCGTTTTTCGCTCTTCATTCAAGTTCTGCAATTCGACTTGAAACTGACGTTCTTCGGTCAACTGAGCGCGGGCTTCACGCAACATCACGCCGATGGCGTCGGGCGGAAGATCGAGCGCCGCCTTGTTTTCGGTCTGCTGTTTCAGGGCGCGTAGATTGTCAAGCCGCGTTTTCATCGCGGCGACTTCCTCCTCGCGACTCTTCAGGACGTCCAAGAGCTTGGTCCGAACTTCCAGCAGTTTGGTGTTCAATTCCAAAAACTGCGTAATCGCGGGGGACGCTTCGGTATGTTCTTTCTTAGCTTCCTCCAACTCGTCCTTCGCCGCTTCCAATTGCATCTTGGCTTCGGCTTCGCGTTTTTTCGTCGCCAGTTGGCGGACACGCTCCAACTCTTTCTTCAGGAACGCGTTTTTCTTGGTGGCGAGCTCCTTCCGCAGCCCTTGCGCTTCGCTGGAGGCTTCGTAGGCGGTGAGTTCGATCTTTTCGGCGTCGAGTTGCGCCTGGATTTCGACCAGTTTCGCTTCGATCTCGGTACGGCGAGCCAATTGGGTTGGATTGGCGTCGATCGCCGCGGGCAAGGCGCCCAATTCGGTCTGCAAGTCGGTCGCTTGCTGGGTGAGATCGGCGATCTCTTTGGGATTGGCGACTTGGCGTTCGGTACGGCGGTTCGCTTCGGCCGAAGAGTTGAGCAATTCGTTCTGCAACTGCGTCTGGTCACGCTGCAGTTTTTCTACGGACGCTTCAACGAGCGGAAGTTTGGAGTTTTCGTCGACCGGAGAGCGGATTGATTGTTCGGCCGTTTCCAGCTGGCTTTTCAGCTTCGCGACTTGCTGGTCCGGCTGGTCGATCATCGCCTGCCATTCCGCTTTTTTCTCCAGCCACGTTGCGGCCGCTTTCAAGCTTTTGGCGGCGGTCTCAAACTGTCCCGCCAATTTTTCTTTTTCGGCGTCTTCAATTCCGCCGAAATTGGCGACCGCTTTTTGCCGCACGTCGACATCTTCGGCGGTGATTGGGGCGCTTTGGGTGGGGGGAGCGGTATCCTGAGCCAGCGCACTACCAGGGACCATCATGGTCGCCAAAGTGAGCGCCACCGCAAGAAATAGGTCGTTTTTCAGCAATCGATACGGCATTTTCGTCTCCTACGGCAACGATTTTACGGCAATTTGCCGGTTCACGTGAAGACGAGTCAGCGATCGTAAAGGTCGTGGGGATGTCATTTACCGCTCAGAAGGCGATAATGGAAAGATTCGACCTGCGCTATCCATGGATTGATGGCGCCGCTTCCCCCCGAGTTGTACGAGATTGGTAATGCAGTTCGAGCTTCAAGCCCCTTTTGCGCCTGCTGGGGATCAGCCCGCCGCTATCGAGCAGCTTGTCGAAGGACTTCGCGCACAACGTCCCCACCAGTGCCTGATGGGGGTGACCGGTTCCGGTAAGACATTCACCATCGCCAATGTGATTCAGCAGTTGCAGCGGCCGACGTTGGTGATTTCGCACAATAAAACGTTGGCGGCGCAGCTTTACAGCGAATTCAAAGAATTCTTTCCCCACAACGCCGTCCACTACTTCGTCAGCTACTACGACTACTACCAGCCCGAAGCGTACATCCCGCAGCGCGATATCTACATTGAAAAGGATGCGTCGATCAACGACGAGATCGATCGTTTGCGACTCGCGTCGACCAGCGCCCTGGTCAGTCGCCGCGACGTGATCATCGTGGCGAGCGTTTCCAGCATCTATGGTCTCGGTTCGCCGTCCGACTACAAGGCGATGATGGTCAGCGTCGCTCGGGGGCAGATTATCGACCGCGATGAAGTTTTGGGAAAATTGGTCGGGATTCTGTATGAACGAAACGACGTGGCGTTTGAACGCTCGAAGTTTCGCGTTCGGGGCGATTGCATCGAAATCTGGCCTTCCTACGAAGAATTCGCCTACCGCATCGAACTGTGGGGGGACGAGGTCGAACAGCTGTCGATCATTAACCCGCTCACCGGCGAAGTGATCGCGCCGCAGGATCAGCTCTATATTTATCCGGCCAAGCACTTCGTTTTGCCGGAAGAGCGAATCGGCAAAGCGGTGATCGAAATCAAGCACGAACTGGCGGCTCGGTTGCAAGAGCTTGAATCGGCCGGCAAGTTGCTCGAAGCGCAGCGGCTCAATGCGCGAACCCGCTTCGATATCGAAATGCTGCAGGAAGTCGGCTTCTGCCCCGGCGTCGAAAACTACAGCCGTCCCCTTTCCGGCCGACCGCCCGGTTCGGCGCCAAGCACGCTGTACGACTTTTTCCCGAAAGACTTCCTGCTCTTCGTCGACGAATCGCACGTCACCGTCTCGCAGATCCGCGCGATGTACCATGGCGACCGGAGCCGCAAGATGAACCTGGTGGAACATGGTTTCCGCCTGCCGAGCGCGCTCGACAATCGCCCCTTCAAATTCGAAGAGTGGGAAAACATCCTTAACCAGACCGTTTTCGTCTCGGCGACCCCCGGTGATTACGAGCTGGAAAAGACCGGCGGCGAAGTGGTCGAGCAGATCATTCGTCCGACCGGGCTGCTCGATCCAGTCGTCGAACTCCAACCGGCTCGCGGCCAGGTTCCGCATCTGCTGGAGCAAGTCCGCGAACGGGTGGCGATGAAAGAACGCGTGTTGGTCACCACGCTGACCAAGCGACTCGCAGAGGATCTGGCCAACTATCTGTCGGAACAAGGAGTCGCCTGCAAGTGGCTCCATAGCGAACTTGACGCGTTTGAGCGGGTCGAGCTGCTGCGCGATTTGCGAGAAGGCAAGTTCGACTGTCTGGTCGGGATCAACTTGCTTCGCGAAGGTCTCGACTTGCCGGAAGTGTCGCTGGTCGCGATTCTGGACGCCGACAAGGAAGGCTTCCTCCGGAGCGAAACCTCCCTCATTCAAACGATCGGCCGCGCCGCACGTAACGTCAACGCCAAGGTGATTCTATACGCCGACAAGATGACCGATTCGATGCAGGCGGCCATCAGCGAGACCGAACGTCGTCGCAAGATCCAGCAAGAGTACAACGAGAAGCACGGCATCACGCCGGAGACGGTCAAAAAGAACATCCGTCGCGGCATCGAGTCGGAAGCGGAAGCGCATCGCGCGGCCAACGCGGCGGTCGGCAAAGAGGACGACGCCGAATACATCACGCTCGAATACATCGCCGAACTGCAAACCGAAATGCTAGCGGCGGCTGAGAACCTGGAGTTTGAGCGGGCGGCCGCAATCCGCGATCGGATCAGCAAGATGCAAGACTCGGTCGGTAAAAAGGTGAGCGAAGTCTCCGCCGGCGACGACAAAAAAGGGCGAGGCAAACGCCGCCGCGGCGGCGCAAAGACGCCGCGGCCCAAGCGCGGCTAGCGAATCGCCGGTCGTAGAGATGTAGGCTGGGTCGAGACCCAGCACTTCGGATTCGGACCGTAAAATGCTGGGTCTCGACCCAGCCTACGCTTGATGTCTTTGCTAGCGGGGCGTTGTTCTGGTAAGACGCGTCGACTTTAACGTCGCCGCGGTGTTGGACTCTAACGGTTCGTCCAAATTATTCGAATCTGCCGGCGGAAAACGCCGAATCCAGTGGTGTGCACGGACGCGTCTCGTCCGCGCTCCATTCTTGGCTGAAACCCGCCAGCGAACGAACATTGCCTGGAGTCGAATAATGAAGAAGATGATTTGCGTCGCCACGGCGCTGACGACGTTGCTGGTCGCCTCGGCCGCGATGGCTCAAGACTTGACGGTCCTGCGTAGCAGCAGCAGCCCGAGCGATATGCCGGCCCAGCCGCTGGAAAGCGCCCCGGCCTTGTCGGCTTCGACGCCGGAGATGTGGTTCTACCTGATGGAAACTCGCCGCGCCGAGAGCCCGTCGGTTCTGCGTCTGCAACGGGCCCAGTTCATCGCCGGACAGCGTAACGCCCGCATCGCCGCTCGCGAATGGTACGGCGTTTCGGTGGCTCGTCCCGAAGCGAACGCGACCCCGTTCTTCCGCGAGTACTCGAACCTGCGTACGAACATCTCGTATAGCCCGGAAACGCAATTGCGTTATACGACCGGCGTTCGCCCGGTCTACGTGACCGAAGGTCGCCAGTTCTAATTCGCGATTGCGAACAGAATCGAACAATCAAAACGGCCGAGCGTAATGCTCGGCCGTTTTTTGTTGCGCCGGTTCCTATTAGCCCGAGGCGCAAGCCGAGGGAAAGCGGTCGGCGTCATCAGCAAAGATCCCATTTGATTTGCGGTCGGGAACACGCCAATTCCGTTCAGATTAGTTCCGGACCCATTCCCTCGGCTTGCGCCTCGGGCTAGTACGTAGCCCGCTCCTAAATCAAATGGATCATTCCCCGGAGCAGCGCCAGGGAAAAGTAGAAAGTCGCTGTCGTGAGAACGCTGACGGCGATCCAGGCGATTCGCTTGCGGAAACCGGTAAGAGCGCCCCCGATAATCACTGTATAGAGCGGAACCAGCCACAGTTGCTCGGGCCAAGGGAAAAAGGTGAAGAGATAGATTCTTCCGATGATCGTGAAGACGATCAGGGCGTTCAGACAGACGACGTCGACGCGGCGAATCGGTTCGGCGTCGCGGCCGCGACGCGTACGTAGCGGCGACAACAGAAAGCGATAAAGCAGATTGAGTTCTCCCTCGACCGGTCGCCGCATCCCGGTCTCGCGGGAGTCGTCCCACTTTTTCATCGCGCGAGCGATCGACTTGGGATCGGGGGCGATCAACGCGTCGGGAAAACCGTCGGCGGAAAACTGCACGCTCGCTACTTCCGGCAGCTTCTCCAGCACTTGCAGCGTTCGCTCGCGGAGCGGCTCCATATCTTCCAGCGACAGTTTTGGCTGCATGCCGAAAAAGGTGATGCGATCGAGCGGACCCATTTGCAAGAGCGCTTGACGCGGCTCGGCCAGGATCGCGAGGACTCCTTCGTACTTGCGCTCGTCAATCGAAAACGTCCAGCTCCAGCCGACCTCGCGCCACTTCTGGAGCGTCACTTCCATTTCATCTTCCGGCAGAAACTCGGCGGCGATCTGCTGCGTCAGTTTTTCGCCCGGCGGATCTCCCGATTTATCGCTCATGTGCAAAGTGAGCAGAACGTTGAGCGCCTTGACCGGCGACGGATGGGGAACGGGCTGCAGCGTCGATTTGCGTCTTTCGATTTCGGTCGGCTGCAGCGGCTGGACCAGTTCCACCAGCGGAAAGGAGAACTTCAGGACGTCATAGGAACTGAACCCGCCGACCGCTCGATAGCGGTCGATCGTTTTCGGGTCCGCTTGCCGAGCGACTGCGGATGCGGTCTCGCAGTTCAGTTCGACGGCTTTGGCCAGCAATTGTTTGAGCAACTCTTGCGCAACGCCGGCGTCGCGCCACGCGGAAGTGACCTCCACTTCGTAAATGAAAAACTCATCCGCCTGGTTGACGCGGGTCAGATGAACGCCAGAGGCGTAGCCGATCGCGATCCCTTCGACGAAGACGACGCAGAGGTGATTCCGCGGATCGGCGAGAAACTGCTCGAGCAGCCGCGTGTTGAGTGCGCCGTCGAACAGGTCGCTGGGGACGTTTCGTAAGCGGGACGCTTCGTCAGGGGCGAGAAATCGAAAGTCCACAAAGCGTCTCGGCGATAATCAAAAGCGATTCGACATCGACGTATCGTACACGCTGACGCCGGAAACTTCACGCACTGGGCGTGAAACTTTCTTGTCTGCGCCTACGGAATCGGACTACAATCCCGCCTGATGAGCTGGCTGTTCTTGGGGATTTCATGGATCTATTCATCGCGCGTTCCGGCGGCAGCGAGGCGGTCAACCGGTGGCATGCGGAGCACCCGGCGGCTTTGGGGGTGGTGGCGCTGTTGTTTGGCTTGATGGCCATCTTTGCCGGCGCACATACGCTAGCGACAGGAAAAAAGGACCGCGGCAATAAACAAGTCCTGGATGACGCCGACACGGGGATGCGCGCGTGCTTGAGTCTGGCTTTCGGGATTTGCTCGGTTCTCTTCGGAATCGTTCGACTGATCTATGCGGCGTTCTGACGACGTAAGCCCTATTTTCGTTCCGCTACTATTTCTCTCTGGCGTCACTTCAGGGGCGGCCATAATCGCCCAAGGCGCGAGCCGAGGGAATGAGTTCGGCGCTATGACGAAAGTCGCCCTTCCCTTTGCGGCCGGCGTATCCATCTCTACTTGCGCGGCGGTTCTTTGTACATTCCCTCGGCTCGCGCCTCGGGCTACGAATGTGACATGCGTCCGGTTTCACTTGCGGCCGCATTCCCTTGCTGGCGCTGCGGGATAGTGTTGGGCGCCAGAAGATTGACGTTGGATCTTGCCGGAAGTATTTTCAAGGCGGACTGGCGATCGCCAGTTTTGCGTCGGGCAGCTGGGGAAGGTGGAAAAGTGGACGCGGAGCCAAATCCAGAAGCGAGCGAAAAGCCAGGCTGGCCTTCCGCCATCTTGGCGATGGTCGGCGTGGTCGTATCGCTCACCTATCTCGCCAATTTGACGGCGGGAATTATCGAGATTCCCGATAACTTGCC is part of the Blastopirellula sediminis genome and harbors:
- the uvrB gene encoding excinuclease ABC subunit UvrB produces the protein MQFELQAPFAPAGDQPAAIEQLVEGLRAQRPHQCLMGVTGSGKTFTIANVIQQLQRPTLVISHNKTLAAQLYSEFKEFFPHNAVHYFVSYYDYYQPEAYIPQRDIYIEKDASINDEIDRLRLASTSALVSRRDVIIVASVSSIYGLGSPSDYKAMMVSVARGQIIDRDEVLGKLVGILYERNDVAFERSKFRVRGDCIEIWPSYEEFAYRIELWGDEVEQLSIINPLTGEVIAPQDQLYIYPAKHFVLPEERIGKAVIEIKHELAARLQELESAGKLLEAQRLNARTRFDIEMLQEVGFCPGVENYSRPLSGRPPGSAPSTLYDFFPKDFLLFVDESHVTVSQIRAMYHGDRSRKMNLVEHGFRLPSALDNRPFKFEEWENILNQTVFVSATPGDYELEKTGGEVVEQIIRPTGLLDPVVELQPARGQVPHLLEQVRERVAMKERVLVTTLTKRLAEDLANYLSEQGVACKWLHSELDAFERVELLRDLREGKFDCLVGINLLREGLDLPEVSLVAILDADKEGFLRSETSLIQTIGRAARNVNAKVILYADKMTDSMQAAISETERRRKIQQEYNEKHGITPETVKKNIRRGIESEAEAHRAANAAVGKEDDAEYITLEYIAELQTEMLAAAENLEFERAAAIRDRISKMQDSVGKKVSEVSAGDDKKGRGKRRRGGAKTPRPKRG
- a CDS encoding type IV pilus modification PilV family protein; this translates as MRLRTRLPRRGFSLIEALICLTVITITSAALLLSVESTLEATMDAQEMTIASGLADQMLDEALGQDWVDPTMSDPYPTSLSASTAEASAAGRSEYDDTDDYNDYTSTPPTSIDGITLGQSDGAGRYLPASFQMSGSFLQRWRCKCEVYYVDKNDLSLELDDSNSGPYRAIEATVFHLDGTTWREVLTRRRVFTYVPPTT
- a CDS encoding ComEA family DNA-binding protein, whose amino-acid sequence is MSPASPPPKSNRRLRWTLRRGDQLAAVIVLLVLIVGTSIYAWRDQNRRSRSIHIEHVEPLPAAFVVDINQADWPELTQLPGIGETLARRIVESRAAEGPFLDHNDLQRVRGIGPRTLERLKPHLLPAADVETIAGDLSPAEESGS
- the nadC gene encoding carboxylating nicotinate-nucleotide diphosphorylase — protein: MPKEYRQVEWDAQLADDCRHLIRLAFREDLDNEQDWSTVSLVAADAQGSANITARASGVLAGTQLIPLIIEEAELELTWTPQKQDGDAISRGDVVGTLSGSVRDLLTSERTILNFICRLTGIATLTRTYVEAATGSARVYDTRKTTPGWRRLEKYAVRCGGGVNHRVGLFAAVMAKDNHLAWSETQRTLADITPQVRQFLTAQLGEAAAAEKLVEIEVDSLEQLEAVLPSQPDIILLDNMPPETLRAAVEMRNRLAPSVELEASGGVNLQTIGAISQTGVERVSVGALTHGAVSLDLGLDWKA
- a CDS encoding mechanosensitive ion channel domain-containing protein, with translation MPYRLLKNDLFLAVALTLATMMVPGSALAQDTAPPTQSAPITAEDVDVRQKAVANFGGIEDAEKEKLAGQFETAAKSLKAAATWLEKKAEWQAMIDQPDQQVAKLKSQLETAEQSIRSPVDENSKLPLVEASVEKLQRDQTQLQNELLNSSAEANRRTERQVANPKEIADLTQQATDLQTELGALPAAIDANPTQLARRTEIEAKLVEIQAQLDAEKIELTAYEASSEAQGLRKELATKKNAFLKKELERVRQLATKKREAEAKMQLEAAKDELEEAKKEHTEASPAITQFLELNTKLLEVRTKLLDVLKSREEEVAAMKTRLDNLRALKQQTENKAALDLPPDAIGVMLREARAQLTEERQFQVELQNLNEERKTLQLNLIDVRDAAKDLLVLKSDVEAGVIEPSVFMEGAGRIRLRLSRSLNRLAQMNDAFAFARMEAHDSTLRTPDLNDPEIVKRIAAAYESRLTIVDDYAAATKKLFDKTIEFEEDEQQLASLTHDFKNFIDERILWIRSPNTVDWEEFQQMWRTASWFLSPANWNSLINLALAQFKQSPYGFLFTAIFFGALLFYKRRMRHRLNDIGSELAWKRLSPLRMTTEALILTTLTAMIWPLVFLSIGYFLSLLRTESAFAAALSAGLYATTFVLFPLEMLRQLARPNGVMSAHFRVPDEVTKVIRWTSGTLKYLLPLAAGVNAAAEEHSGSAVDDPLARAVFIVSIALVTFVLWRALGSQSAPRKWIMENYSSGVFRYLAPMLFLLFIATPVALAVAAMWGYYYGAVRIAETLNSTLYLVIAIGVGQGFLFRWIMLKRTLLLRERLKAQLQKSEKETLSSEVAVAAQETPELDPSIIGEQTRHLVKVMFGGILLVGLAIIWQDVLPAMRSLGRTTIYPLIEFGESADAAVAPSAIATAPTAPPAGDASGDPGSTAPAPALSLQPAPPASTTSTEYRLTLGALALACLAGFTTFVLARNLPGVLELFVLPRLDLDAGGRFAVSTIFQYLVVAIGVIITAGWLGLQWDKIQWLVAAMSVGLGFGLQEIFANFIAGLILLIERPIRIGDIVTIEGVTGTIARIQIRSTTILNWDRQEFIVPNKEFITGRVLNWTLSSTLNRIEIPIGIAYGSDTRKAEATLREIVANHPYVLKDPEPLVTFSGFGDSSLSFVVRVYLANFEHRLDTIHSLHQQIDDAFREANIEIAFPQTDLHIRSAPEELTQAWKNSLRPANGSGNGNGNGNGKHMEGPHSPTSSSTSPTENGGKTN
- a CDS encoding GNAT family N-acetyltransferase — protein: MDFRFLAPDEASRLRNVPSDLFDGALNTRLLEQFLADPRNHLCVVFVEGIAIGYASGVHLTRVNQADEFFIYEVEVTSAWRDAGVAQELLKQLLAKAVELNCETASAVARQADPKTIDRYRAVGGFSSYDVLKFSFPLVELVQPLQPTEIERRKSTLQPVPHPSPVKALNVLLTLHMSDKSGDPPGEKLTQQIAAEFLPEDEMEVTLQKWREVGWSWTFSIDERKYEGVLAILAEPRQALLQMGPLDRITFFGMQPKLSLEDMEPLRERTLQVLEKLPEVASVQFSADGFPDALIAPDPKSIARAMKKWDDSRETGMRRPVEGELNLLYRFLLSPLRTRRGRDAEPIRRVDVVCLNALIVFTIIGRIYLFTFFPWPEQLWLVPLYTVIIGGALTGFRKRIAWIAVSVLTTATFYFSLALLRGMIHLI